The Elaeis guineensis isolate ETL-2024a chromosome 13, EG11, whole genome shotgun sequence genome includes a region encoding these proteins:
- the LOC105055887 gene encoding uncharacterized protein, whose translation MGMAVLMASPNPPVALRSKAKTSQSQRTLAHYRASVSIGSHSRCHFLTHSVKIRAAEHFGEPKNVTDYLDDLVKSLWETSPRPLKEFPWKEAKYMILERLLFHGQKAFKWSIIVLLVVSSVSDVLLAISRNRELMIPIGLFIGVALTDFFREFLHEYFRSMKDESFKHLVGIGLFFVLIKLISLSFEVPRRVLFSHIGNGGLMQVFWLSKELRHTEDKHQKEQRLDVSSPEVQGT comes from the exons ATGGGAATGGCGGTGCTCATGGCTTCTCCGAATCCTCCCGTCGCTCTAAGGAGCAAGGCAA AGACTTCCCAGAGCCAGAGAACTCTAGCCCATTACAGAGCCTCAGTATCCATAGGATCTCATTCTAGGTGTCATTTTTTGACTCATTCCGTTAAAATACGAGCTGCTGAACATTTTGGTGAGCCAAAAAATGTAACTGATTACCTGGATGATTTAGTAAAGAGCTTGTGGGAGACTTCTCCCAGACCGCTGAAAGAGTTCCCATGGAAGGAAGCTAAATATATGATTCTGGAGCGCTTGCTCTTTCATGGACAGAAGGCTTTTAAATGGTCCATTATTGTGCTTCTTGTTGTCAGTTCTGTATCAGATGTATTGCTCGCAATCTCAAGAAATAGAGAGCTTATGATTCCCATTGGTTTATTCATAGGTGTTGCACTGACAGATTTCTTCAGGGAGTTCTTGCATGAGTATTTTCGGAGTATGAAG GATGAATCTTTTAAGCATCTCGTGGGCATTGGATTGTTTTTTGTGCTCATTAAGCTTATCTCGTTAAGCTTTGAAGTTCCAAGGCGGGTATTGTTTTCTCATATTGGGAATGGTGGCTTGATGCAAGTCTTCTGGTTATCAAAAGAGTTGCGGCATACTGAGGATAAGCATCAGAAAGAACAAAGGCTGGATGTCTCATCACCAGAAGTTCAAGGGACTTGA